A window from Osmia lignaria lignaria isolate PbOS001 chromosome 8, iyOsmLign1, whole genome shotgun sequence encodes these proteins:
- the LOC117610845 gene encoding uncharacterized protein LOC117610845 isoform X3 translates to MGYVHDEHIEKPIRITRLLHSSINADNYWPCISFDIKMNILPGFYNICRNTSPWSTQDSPNILREVGKAVSGTASELQNTEEDKEEEEEEEEEPELSSISTPWMASIPSA, encoded by the exons ATGGGTTATGTTCATGATGAACATATTGAAAAGCCTATTAGGATCACTAGGCTTTTGCATTCCTCTATAAATGCCGACAACTATTGGCCTTGCATCAG CTTCGACATCAAAATGAATATACTCCCCGGGTTCTACAACATATGTAGGAACACGAGTCCGTGGAGTACCCAGGACAGTCCTAATATCCTTCGGGAGGTTGGTAAAGCAG TTTCAGGAACCGCTTCAGAACTACAGAATACTGAAGaagacaaagaagaagaagaagaagaagaagaggaaccaGAACTGTCATCCATATCTACACCATGGATGGCATCAATACCATCTGCGTAA
- the LOC117610845 gene encoding uncharacterized protein LOC117610845 isoform X1 has product MGYVHDEHIEKPIRITRLLHSSINADNYWPCISFDIKMNILPGFYNICRNTSPWSTQDSPNILREVGKAGMGPKKVSGTASELQNTEEDKEEEEEEEEEPELSSISTPWMASIPSA; this is encoded by the exons ATGGGTTATGTTCATGATGAACATATTGAAAAGCCTATTAGGATCACTAGGCTTTTGCATTCCTCTATAAATGCCGACAACTATTGGCCTTGCATCAG CTTCGACATCAAAATGAATATACTCCCCGGGTTCTACAACATATGTAGGAACACGAGTCCGTGGAGTACCCAGGACAGTCCTAATATCCTTCGGGAGGTTGGTAAAGCAGGTATGGGTCCGAAAAAGG TTTCAGGAACCGCTTCAGAACTACAGAATACTGAAGaagacaaagaagaagaagaagaagaagaagaggaaccaGAACTGTCATCCATATCTACACCATGGATGGCATCAATACCATCTGCGTAA
- the LOC117610850 gene encoding uncharacterized protein LOC117610850, with the protein MTEFQNIDEDSYREVVNYLEYVGGFNLKEAVTLSFKETVSDCLLTSYSWLGREDNNLALCETRIVHAIHDAVLQNKHFPRPSRKDVAEHLKAALRTAKERVRSKRRGPRNPQHETVDNFWTAEEQSR; encoded by the exons ATGACGGAATTCCAAAATATTGATGAAGACAGCTACAGGGAAGTT GTAAACTATTTGGAGTACGTGGGCGGCTTCAACCTGAAGGAAGCAGTCACTCTctcttttaaagaaacagtgagTGACTGCTTGCTAACATCTTATTCCTGGTTGGGCCGCGAAGATAACAATCTCGCACTTTGCGAGACAAGAATTGTTCATGCTATACACG ATGCCGTGCTCCAGAATAAGCACTTCCCAAGGCCGTCCCGCAAGGATGTAGCGGAACACTTAAAAGCGGCGCTTCGCACTGCTAAGGAAAGAGTGCGAAGCAAAAGAAGAGGCCCCCGAAATCCTCAGCATGAAACAGTGGATAACTTTTGGACTGCTGAGGAACAATCACGTTGA
- the LOC117610845 gene encoding uncharacterized protein LOC117610845 isoform X4, which yields MGYVHDEHIEKPIRITRLLHSSINADNYWPCISFDIKMNILPGFYNICRNTSPWSTQDSPNILREVGKAGTASELQNTEEDKEEEEEEEEEPELSSISTPWMASIPSA from the exons ATGGGTTATGTTCATGATGAACATATTGAAAAGCCTATTAGGATCACTAGGCTTTTGCATTCCTCTATAAATGCCGACAACTATTGGCCTTGCATCAG CTTCGACATCAAAATGAATATACTCCCCGGGTTCTACAACATATGTAGGAACACGAGTCCGTGGAGTACCCAGGACAGTCCTAATATCCTTCGGGAGGTTGGTAAAGCAG GAACCGCTTCAGAACTACAGAATACTGAAGaagacaaagaagaagaagaagaagaagaagaggaaccaGAACTGTCATCCATATCTACACCATGGATGGCATCAATACCATCTGCGTAA
- the LOC117610845 gene encoding uncharacterized protein LOC117610845 isoform X2 has product MGYVHDEHIEKPIRITRLLHSSINADNYWPCISFDIKMNILPGFYNICRNTSPWSTQDSPNILREVGKAGMGPKKGTASELQNTEEDKEEEEEEEEEPELSSISTPWMASIPSA; this is encoded by the exons ATGGGTTATGTTCATGATGAACATATTGAAAAGCCTATTAGGATCACTAGGCTTTTGCATTCCTCTATAAATGCCGACAACTATTGGCCTTGCATCAG CTTCGACATCAAAATGAATATACTCCCCGGGTTCTACAACATATGTAGGAACACGAGTCCGTGGAGTACCCAGGACAGTCCTAATATCCTTCGGGAGGTTGGTAAAGCAGGTATGGGTCCGAAAAAGG GAACCGCTTCAGAACTACAGAATACTGAAGaagacaaagaagaagaagaagaagaagaagaggaaccaGAACTGTCATCCATATCTACACCATGGATGGCATCAATACCATCTGCGTAA